One genomic window of Mercenaria mercenaria strain notata chromosome 2, MADL_Memer_1, whole genome shotgun sequence includes the following:
- the LOC128552148 gene encoding uncharacterized protein LOC128552148 isoform X2, producing MNMTGIDNTDLTKMRKSVASRIMLFEHYLTDCCPKCGFVIEDDDKMQCSKCHRWYHFKPYCLADDVADMNDGEEFVCRLCKVDFWPNNQLSVSALKTEEKGIVWTSRQEVMEKLQQSTKLDTDVIVIDQDTWKMDTDVYIEKGLKRKRGLRGLRQKEFLKHPRTSFVYAPLKQQKKTFQPTKSACEDGGDNSSVFKFIIPDYIHQSYSDDDDDDVCIEDGFFINSQTAIHHMTFAVSRLQCIVAVTEKQREEPWLKSHYRFLKGQSNALHGYGFVVFSPPAIETIRYNVKKIFYKNASGHVYTTAGQVEGMKDQKAKDLFAKDVFLAAEYIEQVLVKEALLAVFQSYTGCQYQEADAECLLVVNKSQRKATVDAINLCSKKKEELEKRFL from the exons ATGAACATGACTGGTATTGACAACACAGATCTTACAAAAATGAGGAAGTCCGTTGCAAGTAGAATCATGTTATTTGAAC ATTACCTAACAGACTGTTGCCCAAAGTGCGGCTTTGTAATAGAAGATGATGATAAA ATGCAGTGTAGTAAATGCCATAGATGGTACCACTTTAAACCATACTGCCTTGCTGATGATGTCGCAGATATGAATGATGGTGAAGAATTTGTCTGCAGGTTGTGTAAAGTTGATTTTTGG CCGAATAACCAACTGTCAGTGTCAGCTTTAAAGACAGAAGAAAAGGGTATTGTGTGGACAAGCAGACAGGAG GTTATGGAAAAACTGCAGCAGTCGACGAAGTTGGacacagatgttattgtcattgATCAGGACACTTGGAAAATGGACACTGATGTCTATATtgaaaaa ggattaAAGAGGAAACGTGGTCTACGTGGTCTACGCCAAAAAGAGTTCTTG AAACATCCAAGGACATCTTTTGTCTATGCACCACTTAAACAGCAGAAGAAAACCTTCCAGCCTACAAAGTCTGCTTGTGAAGATGGTGGTGACAATTCATCTGTGTTTAAATTTATCATTCCAGATTACATACACCAG AGCtacagtgatgatgatgatgatgatgtgtgTATAGAAGATGGTTTCTTCATAAATTCACAAACTGCAATACATCAT ATGACATTTGCAGTATCAAGGCTGCAGTGTATTGTTGCAGTTACTGAGAAACAgag AGAAGAACCTTGGTTGAAAAGCCACTACAGATTTTTGAAGGGTCAGAGCAATGCATTACATGGATATGGATTTGTAGTATTTAGTCCACCA GCAATAGAAACTATACGATATAATGTTAAGAAGATTTTCTACAAAAATGCTTCAGG ACATGTATATACAACTGCTGGTCAGGTGGAAGGCATGAAAGATCAGAAGGCAAAAGACCTATTTGCTAAGGATGTTTT CCTAGCTGCAGAGTACATTGAGCAGGTACTGGTAAAAGAAGCATTGCTTGCAGTCTTCCAGTCATACACTGGTTGCCAGTACCAGGAAGCTGACGCCGAGTGTTTGTTGGTGGTGAATAAATCACAAagaaaagcaactgttgatgcaATTAATCTCT GTAGTAAAAAGAAGGAAGAACTGGAAAAGCGATTCCTTTGA
- the LOC128552148 gene encoding uncharacterized protein LOC128552148 isoform X1 — MGIYGRGSHWTLIIADMMSSTLFFFNPSMEREEEMQNILLSWKNFITRYKTRWPGADDISDDWSINTRPHTIQSDSFNCGVYCMMFAERHLLSMNMTGIDNTDLTKMRKSVASRIMLFEHYLTDCCPKCGFVIEDDDKMQCSKCHRWYHFKPYCLADDVADMNDGEEFVCRLCKVDFWPNNQLSVSALKTEEKGIVWTSRQEVMEKLQQSTKLDTDVIVIDQDTWKMDTDVYIEKGLKRKRGLRGLRQKEFLKHPRTSFVYAPLKQQKKTFQPTKSACEDGGDNSSVFKFIIPDYIHQSYSDDDDDDVCIEDGFFINSQTAIHHMTFAVSRLQCIVAVTEKQREEPWLKSHYRFLKGQSNALHGYGFVVFSPPAIETIRYNVKKIFYKNASGHVYTTAGQVEGMKDQKAKDLFAKDVFLAAEYIEQVLVKEALLAVFQSYTGCQYQEADAECLLVVNKSQRKATVDAINLCSKKKEELEKRFL; from the exons ATGGGTATTTATGGAAGAGGTTCCCACTGGACACTGATT ATTGCTGATATGATGTCTTCcactttgtttttctttaatccGTCAATGGAGAGGGAAGAAGAGATGCAGAATATTCTATTAAGCTGGAA GAACTTTATTACAAGATACAAAACTCGCTGGCCTGGTGCTGATGACATTTCAGATGACTGGAGTATTAATACGAGACCACATACAATACAGTCAGATAGTTTCAACTGTGGTGTGTATTGCATGATG TTTGCAGAAAGACACCTACTATCTATGAACATGACTGGTATTGACAACACAGATCTTACAAAAATGAGGAAGTCCGTTGCAAGTAGAATCATGTTATTTGAAC ATTACCTAACAGACTGTTGCCCAAAGTGCGGCTTTGTAATAGAAGATGATGATAAA ATGCAGTGTAGTAAATGCCATAGATGGTACCACTTTAAACCATACTGCCTTGCTGATGATGTCGCAGATATGAATGATGGTGAAGAATTTGTCTGCAGGTTGTGTAAAGTTGATTTTTGG CCGAATAACCAACTGTCAGTGTCAGCTTTAAAGACAGAAGAAAAGGGTATTGTGTGGACAAGCAGACAGGAG GTTATGGAAAAACTGCAGCAGTCGACGAAGTTGGacacagatgttattgtcattgATCAGGACACTTGGAAAATGGACACTGATGTCTATATtgaaaaa ggattaAAGAGGAAACGTGGTCTACGTGGTCTACGCCAAAAAGAGTTCTTG AAACATCCAAGGACATCTTTTGTCTATGCACCACTTAAACAGCAGAAGAAAACCTTCCAGCCTACAAAGTCTGCTTGTGAAGATGGTGGTGACAATTCATCTGTGTTTAAATTTATCATTCCAGATTACATACACCAG AGCtacagtgatgatgatgatgatgatgtgtgTATAGAAGATGGTTTCTTCATAAATTCACAAACTGCAATACATCAT ATGACATTTGCAGTATCAAGGCTGCAGTGTATTGTTGCAGTTACTGAGAAACAgag AGAAGAACCTTGGTTGAAAAGCCACTACAGATTTTTGAAGGGTCAGAGCAATGCATTACATGGATATGGATTTGTAGTATTTAGTCCACCA GCAATAGAAACTATACGATATAATGTTAAGAAGATTTTCTACAAAAATGCTTCAGG ACATGTATATACAACTGCTGGTCAGGTGGAAGGCATGAAAGATCAGAAGGCAAAAGACCTATTTGCTAAGGATGTTTT CCTAGCTGCAGAGTACATTGAGCAGGTACTGGTAAAAGAAGCATTGCTTGCAGTCTTCCAGTCATACACTGGTTGCCAGTACCAGGAAGCTGACGCCGAGTGTTTGTTGGTGGTGAATAAATCACAAagaaaagcaactgttgatgcaATTAATCTCT GTAGTAAAAAGAAGGAAGAACTGGAAAAGCGATTCCTTTGA